In the genome of Bacillus sp. S3, one region contains:
- a CDS encoding nucleotidyltransferase domain-containing protein → MRETILTSLKKIEEDFHVKILFACESGSRAWQFPSKDSDYDVRFIYVHKKEDYLAIDPIGIGSKRDVIELPINNLLDITGWELTKALRLFRKSNPPLLEWLRSGIVYYQAYSTMEQLQALSTSIFAPNSCLHHYLNMATNNFREYLQGEEVKIKKYFYVLRPVLAAGWIEKYHEFPPLEFSTLVNHLVPEGSLKDEINTLLKRKLAGEELDKEPKIQVINQFLHEEIERLRKYANTLNNSTPNFTPQLDLLFRDTLEEVWK, encoded by the coding sequence TTGAGAGAGACCATTTTAACCTCACTGAAAAAAATTGAAGAAGACTTTCACGTTAAAATTCTTTTTGCTTGTGAATCGGGGAGCAGGGCTTGGCAGTTTCCATCAAAAGATAGTGATTATGATGTCCGATTTATTTATGTGCATAAAAAGGAAGATTATCTAGCCATCGACCCAATCGGTATTGGATCAAAACGGGATGTTATTGAATTACCGATCAATAACTTACTTGATATTACAGGCTGGGAATTGACGAAAGCCTTACGATTATTTCGAAAGTCCAATCCCCCATTATTGGAATGGCTTCGTTCAGGAATCGTCTACTATCAAGCTTATTCAACGATGGAGCAGTTGCAAGCGCTAAGCACAAGTATCTTCGCTCCCAACTCCTGTTTACATCACTATCTTAATATGGCAACCAATAATTTCAGAGAATATTTACAAGGGGAAGAAGTGAAGATAAAAAAATATTTTTACGTACTTAGGCCCGTTTTAGCGGCAGGATGGATTGAGAAATATCATGAGTTTCCCCCATTAGAATTTTCAACATTAGTGAATCATTTAGTTCCAGAGGGTTCACTAAAGGATGAAATAAATACACTATTAAAAAGAAAATTGGCTGGAGAAGAACTGGATAAAGAACCTAAAATCCAAGTAATCAATCAATTTCTCCATGAGGAAATTGAACGTCTACGAAAATATGCTAACACACTAAATAATAGTACACCCAACTTTACACCCCAACTAGATTTACTATTCAGGGATACCCTTGAAGAGGTATGGAAATAA
- the deoD gene encoding purine-nucleoside phosphorylase, which yields MSVHLGAKKGEIAEIVLLPGDPLRAKFVAEHFLEDAYCYNEVRGMYGYTGFYKGVQVSVQGTGMGNPSMSIYATELINDYGAKKLIRIGTCGAMQKELKIRDIILAQAVSSDSNMTEKIFYGCNYAPTADFSLLMKAYQEAQSKNATVYVGNIYNSDEFYRETLDRLHKFMDFGVLAVEMESTALYTLAAKYGVKALSILTVGSQLLTNERLTHKESEKSFYEMVEIALNTAIHD from the coding sequence ATGAGTGTGCATTTAGGAGCAAAGAAAGGGGAAATAGCAGAAATTGTTTTGCTTCCAGGGGATCCGTTACGTGCAAAATTTGTGGCAGAGCATTTTTTAGAGGATGCCTATTGTTATAACGAGGTAAGAGGAATGTATGGGTACACTGGATTCTATAAAGGTGTGCAGGTTTCCGTACAAGGGACGGGGATGGGAAATCCATCGATGAGCATCTATGCAACTGAATTGATCAACGATTATGGGGCGAAAAAATTGATTCGTATTGGTACCTGTGGTGCTATGCAAAAAGAGCTTAAAATCCGTGATATTATATTAGCCCAAGCGGTTTCCTCTGATAGCAATATGACAGAGAAGATTTTTTATGGGTGTAATTATGCACCAACGGCGGATTTTTCGCTGTTAATGAAAGCATACCAGGAAGCGCAAAGTAAAAATGCAACTGTCTATGTAGGCAACATTTATAATTCAGATGAATTTTACCGTGAAACATTAGACAGGCTTCATAAATTTATGGATTTCGGTGTATTAGCGGTAGAAATGGAGAGCACAGCCCTTTATACGTTAGCTGCCAAATATGGTGTAAAAGCATTATCGATTTTGACAGTAGGGAGTCAATTATTAACAAATGAACGCTTAACCCATAAAGAAAGTGAGAAATCCTTTTACGAAATGGTGGAAATCGCTCTTAATACAGCCATTCATGACTAA
- a CDS encoding purine/pyrimidine permease produces MRIILSGFQWMIFMIAGAIAAPIAIADLYNLTPMETTGLIQSTIITLGIAGFLQGLIGHKLPIHEGPAGLWWSIFTIYASLVGVLYTSHIAALQALCGGMIISGVLFILLSLFKLMDKIASLFTPAVTFIYLLLLILQLSGSFMKGMMGITSARTIVDGKVFLLSVIIICITFWLGNSRFLLLQRFSVLISICIGWSLFIVFGNIPAISQADTLIQLPKVFPFGRPSFDAATITTACLLTLLLITNAIASIRLMESVMKQQDSMDHRRYFRAGFTSGMNQLICGCLGAIGSVPISGAAGFVEQTGMRERKSYVIGCSLVIATSLLPPIMNIIAAIPAPIGYAVTFVIFVKMVGLSLKELKSVIHEERTLIVCGVSLLVGVGLMFIPSSATIHLSPIAAAILNNGLICGSLSAIILEQGLLVKERHGTKHIR; encoded by the coding sequence ATGAGAATAATTCTGTCTGGATTCCAGTGGATGATTTTTATGATTGCTGGTGCAATTGCTGCCCCAATTGCTATCGCAGATTTATATAACTTAACGCCAATGGAAACGACTGGACTCATCCAGAGCACAATTATTACGTTAGGGATAGCAGGCTTTTTACAAGGGTTGATTGGTCATAAATTGCCTATTCATGAAGGTCCGGCAGGTTTATGGTGGAGCATCTTTACCATTTATGCGAGTTTAGTAGGGGTATTATATACGTCACATATTGCTGCCTTGCAAGCTTTATGTGGAGGAATGATCATTAGCGGCGTTTTATTTATCTTACTTTCATTGTTTAAGCTGATGGATAAAATCGCCAGCCTCTTTACACCCGCTGTTACGTTTATCTATTTACTTCTATTAATTTTACAATTAAGCGGTTCCTTCATGAAAGGGATGATGGGAATTACATCAGCCCGCACAATAGTAGATGGCAAAGTATTTTTACTTAGTGTGATCATCATTTGTATCACCTTTTGGCTGGGGAATAGCCGATTTCTTTTATTGCAGCGGTTTTCAGTATTAATAAGTATATGTATAGGCTGGTCATTATTTATTGTTTTCGGTAATATCCCGGCGATTTCACAGGCGGATACGCTCATTCAGCTGCCGAAGGTCTTCCCATTCGGCAGACCGAGCTTTGATGCTGCAACAATCACTACTGCGTGTTTATTAACACTGTTATTAATAACTAATGCAATAGCATCCATTCGTTTGATGGAATCCGTTATGAAACAACAGGACTCAATGGACCATCGTCGTTATTTCCGTGCCGGATTTACATCGGGGATGAATCAATTAATTTGCGGCTGCCTGGGAGCCATTGGCTCAGTACCTATTTCGGGAGCGGCAGGATTTGTTGAACAAACAGGTATGAGGGAGCGCAAATCGTATGTAATTGGCTGCAGCTTAGTGATCGCTACCTCTCTGCTTCCGCCGATTATGAATATAATAGCAGCTATTCCAGCACCTATAGGCTATGCTGTGACATTTGTTATTTTTGTTAAAATGGTTGGATTATCTTTGAAAGAATTAAAAAGCGTGATTCACGAAGAGCGGACTTTAATTGTTTGTGGAGTTTCTTTGTTAGTTGGCGTTGGTTTAATGTTTATCCCTTCATCAGCCACCATTCATTTATCTCCAATCGCGGCGGCTATTTTAAATAATGGGTTAATTTGTGGAAGTCTTTCAGCTATTATTCTAGAACAAGGATTACTAGTGAAAGAAAGGCATGGGACTAAGCATATTCGTTAA
- a CDS encoding zinc ribbon domain-containing protein: MATPKERTPSFVATIRLKMDSKKEKQLLVLSDCARQLYNACLGECLNRLRKIQGTELYKETIQLSKTSEADVEKRRVNFKNLNETFGFTDSSIQSFGTKTKNDSKFIAEHLGTHVCQKISTRAFKATQKYAFKLAKKVRFKRKGEFVSVEGKNNKTFLTYSNGYVFVGKTLTLKCLLDPKDQWMQHALQQKIKYCRIIKKEVKGKNRFYVQLILEGFPYRKYELGKEEIGLDIGPSTIAIVGESKAELKEFCEEVVLIDKEKRRINRKMDRQRRANNPSNYQTNGTVKKGKKKWVHSNRYIHTRSEHRELERGIKEVRKQLHGRDTNQILQYAFSIQTEKLSYKAFQKMFGKSIGRKAPSMFLNMLKRKVKSRGGEFREFPTYSSKLSQTCHCGMIKKKSLKERWHKCGCGVVAQRDLYRAFLARYVTISNRVNIKKAKKEWIQFSHVLDECVSKLESIKTERKFISTFGI; the protein is encoded by the coding sequence ATGGCGACACCAAAAGAAAGAACTCCCTCTTTTGTAGCGACGATACGATTGAAAATGGATTCTAAGAAAGAGAAACAACTTTTGGTGTTGTCAGATTGTGCAAGGCAGCTATACAATGCCTGTCTTGGCGAATGTTTGAATAGACTTAGAAAGATTCAAGGAACGGAATTATACAAGGAAACGATTCAACTATCAAAAACGTCAGAAGCAGATGTAGAGAAACGCAGAGTTAATTTTAAAAATCTCAATGAGACGTTCGGATTTACGGATAGTTCAATCCAATCATTTGGAACAAAAACGAAAAATGATTCAAAATTTATAGCTGAACATTTGGGAACTCACGTATGCCAAAAAATCTCTACCCGAGCCTTTAAAGCAACTCAAAAATATGCTTTTAAACTGGCCAAAAAAGTGAGGTTTAAACGTAAGGGTGAGTTTGTATCGGTAGAAGGGAAAAATAATAAGACATTTCTTACGTATTCGAATGGATATGTCTTTGTAGGGAAAACGCTTACATTGAAATGCTTATTAGATCCAAAAGATCAATGGATGCAGCATGCATTACAACAGAAAATAAAATACTGCAGGATAATAAAAAAGGAAGTAAAAGGGAAAAATCGTTTTTATGTCCAATTAATTCTAGAAGGATTTCCTTATCGTAAATATGAATTAGGAAAGGAAGAAATAGGACTAGACATAGGCCCCTCTACGATTGCGATTGTAGGGGAATCGAAAGCGGAATTAAAAGAGTTTTGTGAAGAAGTTGTTTTAATAGATAAAGAGAAAAGAAGAATAAACCGGAAAATGGACAGGCAGCGTAGAGCAAATAACCCTAGTAACTATCAAACTAATGGAACGGTGAAAAAAGGGAAAAAGAAATGGGTTCACTCTAATCGATATATCCATACTCGTTCAGAGCACCGAGAATTGGAAAGAGGAATCAAAGAAGTAAGAAAGCAGCTGCATGGACGAGACACGAACCAAATCTTACAATACGCATTCTCTATACAAACAGAAAAACTTTCCTATAAAGCCTTTCAAAAAATGTTCGGGAAAAGTATCGGCAGAAAGGCACCAAGTATGTTTTTAAACATGTTAAAACGAAAAGTGAAATCTCGCGGCGGGGAATTCCGAGAATTTCCAACCTACTCCTCGAAGTTGTCTCAAACCTGTCACTGTGGAATGATCAAAAAGAAGTCACTCAAAGAGAGATGGCATAAATGTGGGTGCGGGGTAGTTGCCCAACGTGATTTATATAGAGCATTTTTGGCTCGATATGTAACTATATCTAATCGTGTAAATATCAAAAAAGCGAAAAAAGAGTGGATTCAATTTTCTCATGTTTTGGATGAGTGTGTTTCGAAATTGGAAAGTATAAAAACAGAAAGAAAGTTCATTTCAACATTTGGCATATAA
- a CDS encoding type 1 glutamine amidotransferase domain-containing protein — translation MKLQGKKVVSLLHHDFEDLELWYPIYRLREEGAVVHLAGEEAGKEYTGKYGVPAQSDYAYGDVKVDDYDAILVPGGWAPDKIRRFPEVLSLIKEMDASEKVIGQICHAGWVLISAKILNGKKVTSTPGIRDDMKNAGAIWYDEPVVTDGHLVSSRRPPDLPDYMREFIRVLEQK, via the coding sequence ATGAAATTACAAGGAAAGAAAGTAGTCAGCCTGTTGCATCATGATTTTGAAGACTTAGAGCTTTGGTATCCGATTTACAGGCTTCGCGAAGAAGGAGCCGTCGTCCATCTAGCAGGAGAAGAGGCAGGCAAAGAATATACGGGTAAATATGGAGTACCTGCCCAATCGGATTACGCGTATGGCGATGTTAAAGTAGATGATTATGATGCAATTTTAGTACCCGGAGGATGGGCTCCGGATAAAATCCGCCGTTTTCCAGAAGTGCTTTCTTTAATAAAGGAAATGGACGCAAGTGAAAAGGTAATTGGCCAAATTTGTCATGCCGGCTGGGTGCTCATTTCTGCAAAGATTCTTAATGGAAAAAAAGTAACAAGTACACCCGGGATCCGGGATGATATGAAAAATGCAGGAGCAATTTGGTATGACGAGCCGGTAGTCACAGATGGCCACCTCGTATCAAGCCGCCGTCCGCCTGATCTTCCTGATTATATGAGAGAATTTATCCGGGTTTTAGAACAGAAGTAG
- a CDS encoding NupC/NupG family nucleoside CNT transporter, with product MHYIISVAGLMIVLLLAWLASNDKKKIKYRPIITMIVIQIVLGLLLLKTSVGEFLIKGFADSFAKLLEYANEGTNFVFGGIANEGAHTFFLFVLMPIVFMSAIIGILQHYKILPFIIRYIGLVLSKVNGMGKLESYNAVAAAIVGQNEVFISVKNQLGLLPKHRLYTLCASAMSTVSMSIVGSYMTMLEPRYVVAALLLNLFGGFIVASIINPYEVKQEEDIVEVQEEEKQTFFEMLGEYIMDGFKVAIVVGVMLVGFVGLIALINGLFSGIFGISFQGILGYVFAPIAFVMGVPWHEAVKAGSIMATKLVSNEFVAMLDFVKIKDSLSDRTTAIVSVFLISFANFGSIGTIVGAVKGLNEKQGNVVARFGLKLLYGATLVSVLSAIIIGIVF from the coding sequence ATGCATTATATAATTTCTGTTGCTGGCCTGATGATTGTTCTCTTACTGGCATGGCTTGCGAGTAATGATAAGAAAAAGATTAAATATCGTCCAATCATTACCATGATTGTTATTCAAATTGTGTTAGGATTGCTGTTACTAAAAACGAGTGTAGGGGAATTTTTAATTAAAGGTTTTGCGGATAGTTTTGCAAAATTGCTTGAATATGCCAACGAAGGAACGAACTTTGTCTTTGGCGGGATTGCCAACGAAGGTGCGCATACATTTTTCCTTTTTGTTTTGATGCCGATTGTTTTTATGTCAGCAATAATAGGGATTTTACAACATTATAAAATACTGCCTTTTATTATAAGGTATATTGGTTTAGTACTAAGCAAAGTAAATGGAATGGGAAAACTAGAATCATATAACGCAGTTGCAGCAGCAATTGTAGGGCAGAATGAAGTGTTTATTTCGGTAAAAAACCAACTTGGATTGTTGCCTAAACATCGCTTATACACATTGTGCGCATCAGCGATGTCGACTGTATCGATGTCAATTGTTGGTTCCTATATGACCATGTTAGAACCTAGGTATGTAGTGGCTGCTTTATTATTAAACTTATTTGGCGGTTTTATCGTTGCATCTATCATTAATCCGTATGAAGTGAAACAGGAAGAAGATATTGTTGAAGTTCAGGAGGAAGAAAAACAAACATTTTTTGAAATGCTGGGCGAATATATTATGGATGGTTTTAAAGTAGCTATAGTAGTTGGGGTTATGCTGGTTGGTTTTGTTGGATTAATTGCTTTAATTAACGGGCTCTTTAGTGGGATATTCGGCATCTCTTTCCAAGGGATTTTAGGGTATGTCTTTGCGCCGATTGCCTTTGTTATGGGGGTGCCGTGGCACGAAGCAGTGAAAGCCGGCAGTATCATGGCGACAAAACTGGTTTCGAATGAATTTGTGGCCATGCTGGACTTTGTTAAGATAAAAGATAGTTTAAGTGATCGTACAACAGCCATTGTATCAGTTTTTCTCATTTCATTTGCTAACTTTGGGTCTATTGGTACAATCGTGGGTGCGGTCAAAGGATTAAATGAAAAGCAAGGTAACGTGGTTGCCCGTTTCGGATTGAAATTATTATATGGCGCTACTCTTGTAAGCGTTCTATCCGCAATAATCATCGGCATAGTATTCTAA
- a CDS encoding DUF4190 domain-containing protein, giving the protein MSDKNQTNNSSVISLTVGILSLFIPFIGLILGIIGIVFSRKAVKQINKTNENGRGLATAGLICSIVGIIIQLLMVLGYVAYFSVSSIITN; this is encoded by the coding sequence ATGTCTGATAAAAATCAAACAAATAATAGTTCAGTAATTTCTTTAACAGTCGGTATTTTATCATTATTTATTCCTTTTATTGGTCTTATTTTAGGCATTATTGGAATAGTATTTTCTAGAAAAGCTGTAAAACAAATAAATAAAACAAACGAAAATGGCAGAGGATTAGCTACCGCAGGTTTAATTTGTAGTATTGTTGGAATTATTATTCAACTATTAATGGTGCTGGGCTATGTTGCCTATTTCTCCGTTTCCAGTATTATAACCAACTAA
- a CDS encoding EamA family transporter, which yields MKVNKGILFVLLGAGCFGFTPIFAKLGFSYGYSLGQINIVQMIISSCLLWSFTLIKHSSFKGLNKKNVPQIMITGCFIGLTSIFYYGAMQYLPASLAIILMFQFVWIGILLEWIFSKIKPAPVTIMSIVFILIGVFFASNILNGDIQGLPFKGFLFGILSAFTYAGFIFFSGKVAVDVDPLTRTSLMVTGSTILVLVLFMRDIPTVVPLEANLLTTAIGVSLFGAVLPPLFFAVGAPLVSGGIANILTSIELPIAILSASLILSEAVTPLQWLGTAIILAAIALNELGSSLFKVRKHINR from the coding sequence ATGAAAGTAAATAAAGGTATTTTATTTGTATTATTAGGTGCTGGATGTTTTGGTTTTACACCGATATTTGCTAAATTGGGGTTTAGCTATGGCTACTCACTTGGCCAAATTAATATCGTTCAAATGATTATTTCCTCTTGTTTATTATGGTCTTTTACTCTAATTAAGCACTCCAGCTTTAAAGGGCTTAATAAGAAGAATGTTCCTCAAATTATGATAACCGGTTGTTTTATCGGATTAACAAGTATTTTTTATTATGGCGCGATGCAATATCTGCCGGCCTCATTGGCCATCATTTTAATGTTTCAATTCGTTTGGATTGGAATTCTTTTAGAATGGATCTTCAGCAAAATTAAACCTGCCCCTGTAACCATAATGTCCATCGTTTTCATTCTAATCGGAGTCTTTTTTGCTTCCAATATATTAAATGGTGACATACAGGGATTACCTTTTAAAGGTTTCCTTTTTGGTATTCTATCTGCATTCACTTATGCTGGATTTATTTTTTTCAGCGGAAAGGTCGCTGTAGATGTAGACCCATTGACTCGGACTTCTTTAATGGTAACTGGGTCAACCATCTTAGTACTTGTTTTATTCATGCGTGACATTCCCACTGTAGTGCCGTTGGAGGCAAACTTATTAACGACTGCCATTGGTGTTTCGCTATTTGGAGCAGTCCTTCCCCCACTATTTTTCGCAGTGGGCGCACCATTGGTTTCAGGTGGAATCGCCAATATATTAACATCGATTGAATTACCGATCGCTATCCTATCAGCCAGCCTTATTTTGTCAGAAGCGGTAACTCCGCTTCAGTGGTTAGGCACGGCTATTATATTAGCAGCCATTGCGTTAAATGAACTTGGCAGTAGTCTTTTTAAAGTAAGGAAGCATATTAATCGGTAG